One Streptomyces sp. NBC_00102 DNA segment encodes these proteins:
- a CDS encoding transglycosylase domain-containing protein, translating into MPKKRSGGGLTTTQQAAKFLGVAALSGAVLAGIALPAAGALGLAAKGTVEGFDEIPANLKTPPLSQRTTILDADGGSIATVYSRDRTVVPLKDISPYMQNAIVAIEDSRFYEHGAVDLKGILRAMNRNVQSGGTAEGASTLTQQYVKNVFVEEAGDDPEKVAEATQQTLGRKVRELKYAIQVEEELGKKKILENYLNITFFGQQAYGVEAASQRYFSKHAKDLKLEEAALLAGIVQSPTRYDPVNDEEEATKRRNTVLARMAATGSISQAEADKAMATPIKLKVKTPQNGCITAVSGAGFFCDYVRKVILNDPAFGKTSEDRSKLWNLGGLTIKTTLSPRAQEAANEAATAKVNKDDKVAASVVQVEPGTGKILSMGQSRPYGLDQKKHETVLNLAVGSAMGGSTYGFQVGSTFKPITAAAALEKGISPAQSFSTDHEVTLEQRSFTTCSGAIAMDKDWLVGNETDEEKGTWDMTSALGKSINTYFAKLEQKAGLCDTVKMAKKVGYARGDGTPVPEAPAITLGGVESTPLGMAATYATFANRGTYCTPIAIQSITDANGKKLAVPKSECSQAMSEKTADTINQMLKGVVEDGTGTAAGLSDRDNAGKTGTTNDRKDAWFVGYTPNLSTAVWVGADIGKKIPMYDINIGGQYYDKVCGGCLPGPIWKIAMTGALDAGETPSFNTVDVPRGEEKGDKDKDKNKGRDGDGDDTGDDSTPTPGITVLPDFLGGNQGNQGGRRGGQDAGGNGP; encoded by the coding sequence ATGCCAAAAAAGCGCTCGGGCGGGGGTCTCACCACGACCCAGCAGGCCGCCAAGTTCCTCGGTGTCGCCGCGCTCTCCGGAGCTGTGCTGGCAGGCATCGCACTGCCGGCCGCGGGCGCACTGGGCCTCGCCGCCAAGGGGACGGTCGAGGGATTCGACGAGATCCCTGCCAACCTCAAGACTCCACCGCTCAGCCAGCGCACCACGATCCTGGACGCCGACGGGGGTTCCATCGCGACGGTGTACTCCCGCGACCGCACCGTCGTGCCGCTCAAGGACATCTCCCCGTACATGCAGAACGCGATCGTCGCGATCGAGGACTCCCGCTTCTACGAGCACGGAGCGGTCGACCTCAAGGGCATCCTGCGCGCGATGAACCGCAACGTGCAGTCGGGTGGGACGGCGGAAGGCGCGTCGACCCTCACCCAGCAGTACGTGAAGAACGTGTTCGTCGAGGAGGCCGGCGACGACCCGGAGAAGGTCGCCGAGGCCACCCAGCAGACCCTGGGCCGCAAGGTCCGTGAGCTGAAGTACGCGATCCAGGTCGAAGAGGAGCTCGGCAAGAAGAAGATCCTCGAGAACTACCTCAACATCACGTTCTTCGGGCAGCAGGCCTACGGCGTGGAGGCCGCCTCCCAGCGGTACTTCTCCAAGCACGCGAAGGACCTGAAGCTGGAGGAGGCCGCGCTGCTCGCCGGCATCGTCCAGTCGCCCACCCGGTACGACCCCGTCAACGACGAGGAAGAGGCCACCAAGCGCCGCAACACGGTCCTCGCGCGCATGGCCGCGACCGGCAGCATCTCGCAGGCCGAGGCCGACAAGGCCATGGCGACGCCGATCAAGCTGAAGGTCAAGACCCCGCAGAACGGATGCATCACCGCCGTCAGCGGCGCGGGCTTCTTCTGCGACTACGTACGCAAGGTCATCCTCAACGACCCCGCCTTCGGCAAGACGAGCGAGGACCGCTCGAAGCTCTGGAACCTCGGCGGTCTGACGATAAAGACCACGCTCTCCCCGCGCGCGCAGGAGGCGGCCAACGAGGCCGCCACCGCGAAGGTCAACAAGGACGACAAGGTCGCCGCTTCGGTGGTCCAGGTCGAGCCCGGTACCGGCAAGATCCTCTCGATGGGCCAGTCCCGCCCGTACGGCCTGGACCAGAAGAAGCACGAGACGGTCCTCAACCTCGCCGTCGGCTCCGCGATGGGCGGCTCCACCTACGGCTTCCAGGTCGGCTCGACCTTCAAGCCGATCACCGCGGCGGCGGCGCTGGAGAAGGGCATCAGCCCGGCCCAGTCGTTCAGCACGGATCACGAGGTCACGCTGGAACAGCGGTCCTTCACCACGTGTTCGGGCGCCATCGCGATGGACAAGGACTGGCTCGTCGGGAACGAGACGGACGAGGAGAAGGGCACCTGGGACATGACCAGCGCCCTCGGCAAGTCCATCAACACCTACTTCGCGAAGCTGGAGCAGAAGGCCGGACTCTGCGACACGGTCAAGATGGCGAAGAAGGTCGGCTACGCCCGCGGTGACGGGACGCCCGTCCCGGAGGCTCCCGCCATCACGCTCGGCGGTGTGGAGAGCACCCCGCTCGGCATGGCTGCCACCTACGCGACGTTCGCCAACCGCGGCACGTACTGCACCCCGATCGCCATCCAGTCGATCACCGACGCCAACGGCAAGAAGCTCGCCGTGCCGAAGTCGGAGTGCTCGCAGGCGATGAGCGAGAAGACCGCGGACACGATCAACCAGATGCTGAAGGGTGTCGTCGAGGACGGTACCGGTACGGCGGCCGGGCTGAGCGACCGCGACAACGCGGGCAAGACCGGTACGACCAACGACCGCAAGGACGCCTGGTTCGTCGGCTACACCCCGAACCTGTCCACGGCCGTCTGGGTCGGTGCCGACATCGGCAAGAAGATCCCGATGTACGACATCAACATCGGCGGACAGTACTACGACAAGGTCTGTGGTGGCTGTCTGCCCGGCCCGATCTGGAAGATCGCGATGACCGGCGCTCTCGACGCCGGCGAGACCCCGTCCTTCAACACCGTCGACGTCCCGCGCGGCGAGGAGAAGGGCGACAAGGACAAGGACAAGAACAAGGGCCGCGACGGTGACGGCGACGACACCGGCGACGACTCCACCCCGACGCCCGGCATCACCGTGCTGCCGGACTTCCTCGGTGGCAACCAGGGCAACCAGGGTGGCCGACGCGGCGGTCAGGACGCCGGCGGCAACGGGCCGTGA
- a CDS encoding WhiB family transcriptional regulator has protein sequence MGWVTDWSAQAACRTTDPDELFVQGAAQNRAKAVCTGCPVRTECLADALDNHVEFGVWGGMTERERRALLRRRPTVTSWRRLLETARSEYERSTGMLPGVIGMDDDDFQETYAAVG, from the coding sequence ATGGGCTGGGTAACCGACTGGAGTGCGCAGGCAGCCTGCCGCACTACCGATCCGGACGAGCTGTTCGTACAAGGGGCAGCGCAGAACAGGGCCAAGGCAGTGTGCACCGGATGTCCGGTGCGGACGGAGTGCCTGGCCGACGCGCTCGACAACCACGTCGAGTTCGGCGTGTGGGGCGGAATGACGGAACGGGAGCGCCGCGCACTGCTGCGCCGTCGTCCCACCGTCACGTCCTGGCGGCGCCTGCTGGAGACCGCGCGCAGTGAGTACGAGCGCTCGACCGGCATGCTGCCCGGAGTCATCGGGATGGACGACGACGACTTCCAGGAGACGTACGCCGCGGTGGGGTAA
- a CDS encoding ArsA family ATPase: MTRASGAAPGPKGRGAATTVEGTEAVDGTEPADGTEPADGTEPADGRGPVRAPGLDTDALLDDPGIRIVVCCGSGGVGKTTTAAALGVRAAERGRKVVVLTIDPARRLAQSMGIDRLDNVPRRVEDIAGEGELHAMMLDMKRTFDETVEAHADPERARAILENPFYQSLSAGFAGTQEYMAMEKLGQLRARDEWDLIIVDTPPSRSALDFLDAPKRLGSFLDGKFIRLLMAPAKMGGRAGMKFLNVGMSMMTGTLGKLLGGQFLRDVQTFVAAMDSMFGGFRTRADATYQLLQAPGTAFLVVATPERDALREAAYFVERLAAERMPLAGLVLNRAHGSEAERLTAEQALAAAENLEAARMVDQAAGKTGLRDPAVAPSPEASPEAVESSTPVGTDGTDGTDRTDAAPAVSVVAIEELTEGLLRLHAERMQVVAREQLTREHFATAHPEVLVTEVAALPGDVHDLAGLRTVGDRLAAGAAGTA; the protein is encoded by the coding sequence ATGACACGCGCGTCCGGCGCCGCACCCGGCCCGAAGGGCAGGGGCGCCGCCACAACGGTGGAGGGTACGGAAGCCGTGGACGGTACGGAGCCGGCGGACGGTACGGAGCCGGCGGACGGTACGGAGCCGGCGGACGGCCGGGGCCCGGTGCGCGCGCCGGGTCTGGACACCGACGCGCTGCTCGACGACCCCGGCATCCGGATCGTGGTGTGCTGCGGTTCCGGCGGTGTCGGCAAGACGACCACGGCCGCGGCACTCGGTGTACGGGCGGCCGAGCGGGGCCGCAAAGTGGTCGTCCTCACCATCGACCCGGCGCGACGGCTCGCCCAGTCCATGGGCATCGACCGGCTCGACAACGTCCCGCGCCGGGTGGAGGACATCGCGGGCGAGGGCGAACTGCACGCCATGATGCTCGACATGAAGCGGACCTTCGACGAGACGGTCGAGGCGCACGCGGATCCCGAGCGGGCCCGCGCCATCCTGGAGAACCCCTTCTACCAGTCCCTGTCGGCCGGCTTCGCGGGCACGCAGGAGTACATGGCGATGGAGAAGCTGGGGCAGCTGAGGGCGCGCGACGAGTGGGACCTGATCATCGTCGACACCCCGCCCTCACGGTCGGCGCTGGACTTCCTGGACGCTCCGAAGCGGCTCGGGTCCTTCCTGGACGGCAAGTTCATCCGGCTGCTGATGGCGCCCGCGAAGATGGGCGGCCGGGCCGGGATGAAGTTCCTCAACGTGGGCATGTCGATGATGACGGGCACCCTCGGCAAACTGCTGGGCGGCCAGTTCCTCAGGGACGTGCAGACGTTCGTGGCCGCCATGGACTCGATGTTCGGCGGGTTCCGTACCCGGGCGGACGCCACGTACCAGCTGCTCCAGGCCCCGGGGACAGCGTTCCTGGTGGTAGCGACGCCTGAGCGGGACGCGCTGCGCGAGGCGGCGTACTTCGTGGAGCGGCTGGCCGCCGAACGCATGCCGCTGGCCGGGCTGGTGCTGAACCGGGCGCACGGCAGCGAGGCCGAGCGCCTCACCGCCGAACAGGCGCTCGCCGCCGCCGAAAATCTTGAGGCGGCCCGCATGGTGGATCAGGCCGCCGGGAAGACTGGTCTTCGTGACCCGGCGGTAGCCCCCTCTCCCGAGGCATCCCCCGAAGCCGTCGAGTCCTCCACCCCAGTAGGTACGGACGGCACGGACGGCACGGACCGTACGGACGCCGCACCGGCGGTCTCCGTGGTCGCGATCGAGGAACTCACCGAGGGACTGCTGCGCCTGCACGCTGAACGCATGCAGGTCGTGGCCCGCGAGCAACTCACCCGCGAGCACTTCGCCACCGCCCATCCGGAGGTGCTGGTGACCGAGGTGGCCGCACTGCCGGGCGACGTGCACGATCTGGCGGGGCTCCGGACGGTGGGTGACCGCCTCGCGGCCGGCGCCGCCGGAACCGCCTGA
- a CDS encoding ArsA-related P-loop ATPase, which produces MSRFQVVSGKGGTGKTTVAAALALALAAEGRRTLLVEVEGRGGIAELFGASPTPYEERRIADVPGGGEVFALAIDAEQALLDYLQMFYKLGSAGRALKKLGAIDFATTIAPGVRDVLLTGKACEAVRRKDKQGRFVYDHVIMDAPPTGRITRFLNVNDEVAGLARIGPIHHQAQSVMRVLKSPDTAVHLVTLLEEMPVQETADGIGELRAAQLPVGRVIVNMVRPHLLDEEALRTASGARRKEIAKTLTRAGVTGSAALVRPLIAQAAEHAQRVGLEREQRAVLAGLGLPTDELPLMGEGIDLAALHVLAGELRKQGAGEEEAS; this is translated from the coding sequence GTGAGCAGGTTCCAGGTCGTCAGCGGCAAGGGCGGCACCGGTAAGACCACGGTGGCCGCCGCCCTCGCGCTCGCCCTCGCGGCCGAGGGCCGGCGCACCCTCCTCGTAGAGGTGGAGGGTCGCGGCGGCATCGCCGAGCTCTTCGGTGCGAGCCCCACTCCCTACGAGGAGCGCAGGATCGCCGACGTCCCGGGCGGCGGCGAGGTGTTCGCGCTGGCCATCGACGCCGAGCAGGCGCTCCTCGACTACCTCCAGATGTTCTACAAGCTCGGCAGCGCGGGCCGGGCCCTCAAGAAGCTCGGCGCGATCGACTTCGCGACGACCATCGCGCCCGGTGTCCGGGACGTCCTGCTGACCGGCAAGGCGTGCGAAGCCGTGCGCCGCAAGGACAAGCAGGGTCGTTTCGTCTACGACCACGTGATCATGGACGCGCCGCCCACCGGCCGGATCACCCGCTTCCTCAACGTCAACGACGAGGTGGCCGGGCTGGCGCGGATCGGCCCGATACACCACCAGGCCCAGTCCGTGATGCGGGTCCTCAAATCCCCCGACACCGCGGTCCATCTGGTGACACTGCTGGAGGAGATGCCGGTGCAGGAGACCGCGGACGGCATCGGGGAACTGCGCGCCGCCCAGCTCCCGGTGGGCCGGGTGATCGTCAACATGGTCCGCCCGCACCTGCTGGACGAGGAGGCGCTGCGCACGGCGTCGGGTGCGCGCCGCAAGGAGATCGCGAAGACGCTGACCCGGGCCGGCGTCACCGGCTCGGCGGCCTTGGTCCGCCCGCTGATCGCACAGGCGGCCGAGCACGCGCAGCGGGTCGGTCTGGAGCGCGAGCAGCGGGCCGTGCTGGCCGGGCTCGGGCTGCCCACGGACGAGCTGCCGCTGATGGGCGAGGGCATCGACCTCGCCGCACTGCATGTGCTGGCCGGGGAGCTCCGCAAACAGGGCGCAGGGGAAGAGGAGGCGTCATGA
- a CDS encoding DUF4177 domain-containing protein, producing MTKWEYATVPLLVHATKQILDTWGEDGWELVQVVPGPNNPEQLVAYLKREKA from the coding sequence ATGACCAAGTGGGAATACGCGACCGTGCCGCTCCTCGTGCACGCGACCAAGCAGATTCTGGACACCTGGGGCGAGGACGGCTGGGAGCTGGTCCAGGTCGTGCCCGGGCCGAACAACCCCGAGCAGCTCGTCGCCTACCTGAAGCGGGAGAAGGCGTAG
- a CDS encoding RidA family protein, protein MAGAVEARIAELGLTLPDVVPPLAAYQPAVQSGVYVYTSGQLPMVEGRLGVTGKVGGEVTAEEAKDLARVCALNALAAVKSVVGDLDRIARVVKVVGFVASAPDFTGQPGVVNGASELLGEVLGDKGVHARSAVGVAVLPLDAPVEVEIQVELVSA, encoded by the coding sequence GTGGCCGGCGCCGTCGAGGCGAGGATCGCCGAGCTCGGGCTCACCCTGCCGGACGTCGTTCCGCCGCTGGCCGCGTACCAGCCGGCCGTGCAGTCCGGCGTGTACGTGTACACCTCGGGCCAGCTGCCGATGGTCGAGGGCCGGCTCGGTGTGACCGGCAAGGTCGGCGGCGAGGTGACGGCCGAGGAGGCCAAGGACCTCGCCCGGGTCTGCGCGCTCAACGCCCTCGCGGCCGTGAAGTCGGTCGTCGGCGACCTGGACCGGATCGCCCGGGTCGTGAAGGTCGTCGGGTTCGTCGCCTCGGCTCCCGACTTCACCGGACAGCCCGGCGTGGTCAACGGCGCCAGCGAGCTGCTGGGCGAGGTGCTCGGCGACAAGGGAGTGCACGCCCGCAGCGCCGTCGGTGTCGCGGTCCTGCCGCTGGACGCCCCGGTCGAGGTCGAGATCCAGGTCGAGCTGGTCTCCGCCTGA
- a CDS encoding NUDIX hydrolase: MSQGQWYPPEWPDRIRALATGGLTPVTPRRAATVMLLRDSAGASAGTNTGSSTGSSAGAGAVAGTGPAVHMLRRRTSMAFAGGAYAYPGGGVDPRDDDHLVGWTGPSLESWAERLGVPSPAEAQAIVCAAVRETFEEAGVLLAGPTPGTVVGDTTGADWEADRAALVARDISFAGFLERRRLVLRSDLLGAWARWITPEFETQRYDTWFFVAALPEGQRTRNVSTEADRTVWITPADATAGHARGELQMMPPTVTTLRSLLPYRTAEEALKAAGTQNLAPVLARARLEGDQLVLIWPGHDEFTTPVPPAGPATGGTA; the protein is encoded by the coding sequence ATGTCCCAAGGTCAGTGGTACCCACCGGAATGGCCCGACCGGATCAGGGCCCTCGCCACGGGCGGGCTGACGCCCGTGACACCCCGGCGCGCCGCCACCGTGATGCTGCTGCGGGACTCCGCCGGAGCGAGTGCCGGGACGAATACCGGGTCGAGTACTGGGTCGAGCGCCGGAGCGGGCGCCGTAGCCGGCACCGGTCCGGCCGTCCACATGCTGCGGCGCCGTACCTCCATGGCCTTCGCCGGAGGCGCGTACGCCTACCCGGGCGGCGGGGTCGACCCGCGCGACGACGACCACCTGGTCGGCTGGACCGGACCGTCCCTGGAGAGCTGGGCCGAACGGCTCGGCGTCCCGAGCCCGGCGGAGGCCCAGGCCATCGTGTGCGCGGCGGTACGGGAGACCTTCGAGGAGGCGGGCGTACTGCTCGCGGGCCCCACCCCCGGCACTGTCGTCGGCGACACCACGGGCGCCGACTGGGAGGCGGACCGCGCGGCGCTCGTCGCCCGGGACATCTCCTTCGCCGGGTTCCTGGAGCGGCGCCGGCTGGTACTCCGGTCCGACCTGCTGGGAGCCTGGGCCCGCTGGATCACCCCCGAGTTCGAGACCCAGCGCTACGACACCTGGTTCTTCGTCGCGGCGCTCCCGGAGGGCCAGCGCACCCGCAACGTCTCGACCGAGGCAGACCGTACGGTGTGGATCACCCCCGCCGACGCCACCGCGGGCCACGCGCGGGGCGAGCTGCAGATGATGCCGCCCACCGTGACCACCCTGCGCTCGCTCCTGCCGTACCGGACGGCCGAGGAGGCGCTGAAGGCGGCCGGGACCCAGAACCTCGCCCCCGTACTCGCCCGGGCGAGGCTGGAGGGTGACCAGCTGGTGCTGATCTGGCCGGGACACGATGAATTCACCACCCCCGTCCCGCCCGCGGGACCCGCGACCGGAGGAACCGCATGA
- a CDS encoding MBL fold metallo-hydrolase, producing the protein MSEAALLPGQPRGEVVSGPATARAVNVLAPNASAMTLDGTNTWILAEPGSDLAVVVDPGPLDDTHLRAVIDTAARAGRRIALTLLTHGHPDHAEGAARFAELTRTKVRALDPALRLGEEGLAAGDVVITGGLELRVVPTPGHTADSLSFHLPADGAVLTGDTILGRGTTVVAHPDGRLGDYLDTLRRLRSLTTDDGVHTVLPGHGPVLEDAQGAVEFYLAHRAHRLAQVETAVESGLLTPSEVVARVYADVDRSLWPAAELSVRAQLEYLAEHGLI; encoded by the coding sequence ATGAGCGAGGCCGCGCTGCTGCCCGGACAGCCCCGCGGGGAGGTCGTCTCCGGCCCCGCCACGGCCCGTGCGGTCAACGTCCTGGCCCCCAACGCCTCCGCGATGACCCTGGACGGCACCAACACCTGGATCCTGGCCGAACCGGGCTCGGACCTCGCGGTCGTCGTGGACCCGGGACCACTGGACGACACCCACCTGCGCGCGGTGATCGACACCGCCGCCCGGGCCGGCCGGCGCATCGCGCTCACCCTGCTCACGCACGGCCACCCGGACCACGCCGAGGGCGCCGCGCGCTTCGCGGAGCTGACACGTACGAAGGTGCGCGCGCTCGACCCCGCGCTGCGGCTCGGTGAGGAGGGCCTGGCGGCCGGGGACGTCGTCATCACCGGGGGACTCGAACTCCGGGTCGTCCCCACGCCCGGTCACACCGCCGACTCGCTCTCGTTCCACCTCCCGGCGGACGGCGCGGTGCTCACCGGCGACACCATCCTCGGCCGGGGCACGACCGTCGTCGCGCATCCGGACGGGCGGCTCGGCGACTACCTCGACACCCTGCGGCGGCTGCGCTCGCTCACCACGGACGACGGGGTCCACACGGTCCTGCCGGGCCACGGGCCGGTACTGGAGGACGCGCAGGGAGCGGTGGAGTTCTACCTCGCGCACCGCGCCCACCGGCTCGCCCAGGTGGAGACGGCGGTGGAGTCCGGGCTCCTCACGCCGTCCGAGGTGGTGGCTCGTGTGTACGCGGACGTGGACCGCTCCCTGTGGCCGGCGGCCGAGCTGTCCGTGCGGGCGCAGCTGGAGTACCTGGCCGAGCACGGGCTGATCTGA
- a CDS encoding Crp/Fnr family transcriptional regulator, producing the protein MDDVLRRAPLFAALDDEQAAELRASMSEVTLARGDALFHEGDPGDRLYVVTDGKVKLHRTSPDGRENMLAVLGPGELIGELSLFDPGPRTATATALTEVKLLGLGHGDLQPWLNARPEVATALLRAVARRLRKTNDQMSDLVFSDVPGRVARALLDLSRRFGVQSEEGIHVVHDLTQEELAQLVGASRETVNKALADFAGRGWLRLEARAVILLDVERLAKRSR; encoded by the coding sequence GTGGACGACGTTCTACGACGCGCCCCGCTTTTCGCGGCGCTCGATGACGAGCAGGCCGCGGAACTCCGCGCCTCGATGAGTGAGGTGACCCTCGCACGCGGAGACGCGCTGTTCCACGAGGGTGACCCCGGCGACCGCCTGTACGTGGTCACCGACGGCAAGGTGAAGCTCCACCGCACCTCCCCCGACGGACGCGAGAACATGCTCGCCGTCCTGGGACCGGGAGAGCTGATCGGTGAGCTGTCGCTGTTCGACCCTGGTCCGCGTACCGCCACGGCCACGGCGCTCACCGAGGTCAAGCTGCTCGGCCTCGGCCACGGCGATCTGCAGCCCTGGCTGAACGCCCGCCCCGAGGTCGCCACCGCGCTGCTGCGCGCCGTCGCCCGCCGTCTGCGCAAGACCAACGACCAGATGTCCGACCTGGTCTTCTCCGACGTGCCGGGCCGTGTCGCCCGCGCCCTCCTGGACCTGTCGCGCCGCTTCGGCGTCCAGTCCGAGGAAGGCATCCACGTCGTCCACGACCTCACCCAGGAGGAGCTGGCCCAGCTGGTCGGCGCCTCCCGCGAGACGGTCAACAAGGCGCTCGCGGACTTCGCGGGCCGCGGCTGGCTCCGCCTGGAGGCCCGCGCCGTGATCCTGCTCGACGTCGAGCGTCTGGCGAAGCGCTCGCGCTGA
- the nth gene encoding endonuclease III has translation MVRRARRINRELAEVYPYAHPELDFRNPFELLVATVLSAQTTDLRVNQTTPALFAAYPTPEDMAAAVPEDMEELIRPTGFFRAKTRSLLGLSAAIRDNFGGEVPGRLDDLVTLPGVGRKTANVVLGNAFGVPGITVDTHFGRLVRRWKWTDEEDPVKVEAVVAGIFPKSEWTMLSHRVVFHGRRICHSRKPACGACPIAPLCPSYGEGETDPEKARKLLKYEKGGYPGQRLSPPADYPGEPAPGLAGREAAAQEAALASAREDAREDAPGGARRAAAQDGGAARGAKTAPDAGAE, from the coding sequence ATGGTCCGCCGCGCCCGGCGGATCAACCGCGAGCTGGCCGAGGTCTACCCGTACGCCCATCCGGAACTCGACTTCCGCAATCCCTTCGAGCTGCTCGTCGCCACCGTGCTCTCCGCGCAGACCACCGACCTGAGGGTCAACCAGACCACCCCGGCCCTCTTCGCGGCCTACCCCACCCCCGAGGACATGGCCGCCGCCGTCCCGGAGGACATGGAGGAGCTGATCCGGCCGACCGGGTTCTTCCGCGCGAAGACCAGATCGCTCCTCGGCCTTTCGGCGGCGATCCGGGACAACTTCGGCGGCGAGGTGCCCGGCCGGCTCGACGACCTGGTGACCCTGCCCGGCGTCGGCCGCAAGACGGCCAACGTGGTCCTCGGCAACGCCTTCGGCGTCCCCGGCATCACCGTCGACACCCACTTCGGCCGACTGGTACGCCGGTGGAAGTGGACCGACGAGGAGGACCCGGTGAAGGTCGAGGCGGTGGTCGCCGGCATCTTCCCGAAGAGCGAGTGGACGATGCTCTCGCACCGGGTCGTCTTCCACGGCCGCCGGATCTGCCACTCCCGCAAACCCGCGTGCGGCGCGTGCCCGATCGCGCCCCTCTGCCCCTCGTACGGCGAGGGGGAGACGGACCCCGAGAAGGCCAGGAAGCTGCTGAAGTACGAGAAGGGCGGCTATCCGGGGCAGCGTCTGAGCCCGCCCGCCGACTATCCGGGTGAACCCGCCCCGGGCCTGGCCGGACGGGAGGCGGCGGCGCAGGAGGCGGCCCTGGCGTCCGCGCGCGAGGACGCGCGCGAGGACGCGCCCGGGGGCGCGCGTCGTGCGGCGGCACAGGACGGCGGGGCCGCGCGCGGGGCGAAGACCGCACCGGACGCGGGAGCCGAATGA
- a CDS encoding CoA pyrophosphatase yields the protein MTYTPSTTRPTSAAHTDGGTRRPDERAAPGDAVAVTTEAIPAWLGPVAEAARVVRPQQLSRFLPPESGAGRQSAVLILFGEGAHGPELLLMERAGTLRSHAGQTAFPGGALDPEDGDPATTGPLRAALREAEEETGLDPDGVQIFSVLPRLYIPVSGFVVTPVLGWWRVPTPVRAVDAAETARVFTVPVADLTDPANRVITKHPSRFMGPAFLVENALVWGFTAGLIDRIIHFAGWERPWDRTRQVPLDWHA from the coding sequence ATGACGTACACACCGAGCACGACGCGGCCGACGAGTGCCGCGCATACGGACGGCGGGACGCGCCGGCCGGACGAGCGAGCCGCCCCGGGGGACGCCGTCGCCGTCACCACCGAGGCCATCCCGGCCTGGCTCGGCCCGGTCGCCGAGGCCGCGCGTGTCGTCCGGCCGCAGCAGCTGAGCCGCTTCCTCCCACCGGAGAGCGGCGCCGGGCGCCAGTCGGCCGTGCTCATCCTCTTCGGCGAGGGCGCACACGGACCGGAACTGCTGCTGATGGAGCGCGCCGGAACCCTCCGCTCGCACGCCGGGCAGACGGCCTTCCCGGGCGGCGCGCTGGATCCCGAGGACGGGGACCCGGCGACCACCGGCCCGCTCAGGGCCGCGCTGCGGGAGGCCGAGGAGGAGACCGGCCTCGATCCGGACGGCGTGCAGATCTTCAGCGTGCTGCCCCGGCTCTACATCCCGGTCAGCGGCTTCGTGGTGACCCCGGTGCTCGGCTGGTGGCGGGTACCGACCCCGGTCCGCGCCGTCGACGCGGCCGAGACGGCCCGGGTCTTCACCGTCCCCGTGGCCGATCTCACGGACCCGGCCAACCGGGTGATCACCAAGCACCCCAGCCGCTTCATGGGCCCCGCGTTCCTGGTGGAGAACGCCCTGGTCTGGGGGTTCACCGCGGGCCTGATCGACCGGATCATCCACTTCGCGGGCTGGGAACGCCCCTGGGACAGGACCAGGCAGGTGCCGCTCGACTGGCACGCATGA